Part of the Kineococcus aurantiacus genome, GCGTCCGCGCCGCCGGGGGCGCCGGCGCGCGCCGGGGCGACCACGGCCCGCACGGGCACGTCGGTGCGCTCGGTCCCGAACCACCCGAGGGCCTCGATGCGGTCCTCCTGGGCCCGCCAGTCGAAGCGGTCGCGCCAGTGCTCCAGGAGCGCGTCCAGCAGGTCCGGGGGCAGACCCAGGTCGAGCGGGTCGCGGCCGGGGACGGAGGCGGCGACCGCCACGCGGCGGTGGCGGGCCAGCCGCTCGTGCAGGTCGTCCAGGACGGCCTGGTCGGTGCGCTCGAAGGCGTTCGCTCTCACGCGGATCTCCCTTCCCGGGTGGGGGGCAGCGGGCCACGGGGCCCGGTGGCGGTCCTGGTCCTGGTCGTCGTCGGGGAGCAGTTCGACACCGTTGAAGCGTAGAACCGGTGTCGTAGGGGCTGTCAACACCGCCGTCGGGCTAAGCTGGTGTCGTGGACCGGACGGTGGACGACCTCGACCTCGTGGCGCGGTTCCTCAACACCCTCGACGAGCGCACGTTCACCCGGCACGGGCAGGAGCACACCGCCGTCGACGACCTCACCTCCGTCGAGGCCCTCACCTCCTGGCTGCGCGCCCACGACCTGGCCACCGCCGGCGCGGTCCTGCACCCCGCCGACCTCGAGACCGCGCTGCGGCTGCGGACGGCGCTGCGGGCCGCCCTCCTCGACCCCGACCCCGGCCCCCGCGGCGGTGCGCTGGCCGGCTTCCCCGTCCACCTGGCCCCCGGCCCCGGCTCCGGCCTGCGCCTGCGCGCCGACACCGGGGTGCCGGGCCTCGACGTCCTCCTGGAGACGGTCGCCACCGCCGCGGCCACCGGCCGCTGGGCTCGGCTGAAGCTGTGCGCCGCACCGGAGTGCCGCTGGGCCTTCCACGACACCTCCCGCAGCGGCGCCGGCCGCTGGTGCTCGATGGAGATCTGCGGCAACCGGCACAAGACCGCCGCCTACCGCCGTCGGCGCACCGCCTGACGGCGCGCCCGGGCCCCGCGGCGCGGGAAACCGGTTGACCTACACCGGGCCGGCCGGTCGACTGGCCCGGTGCTGGAACTCAGGACCCGCCTGTCCGAGGACGACCTGCGCGCCGTCGCCGACCTCGAGCGCCGCGTCGTCGCCCACGACGGGGGACGGCTGAAGATCGAGTGGGGGGACCTGCGGAACCGGTCCGGGGAGGCCGTGAACGACCTGCTGTGGCGGGTCGACGGCCGGGTCCTGGGGTTCGTCGGGATCGACTCCTGGAACGGGCGCGTCGCCGAGCTCGTCGGCGCGGTCGACCCGGTCGCCCGCGGCCGGGGGATCGGCTCGGCCCTGCTCGCGGCCGCCGTGGACGTCTGCCGCGAGCGCGGCTTCGGTCAGGCGCTGCTCATCGTGCCGCGGTCCTCGGCCGCCGGTCACCACCTGGCGCAGCGGCGCGGGGCGCCGCTGGAGCACTCCGAGCACGCCCTGCGCCTGGACGCCCCGCCCGAGCCCGGCGCGCCGGACCCGCGGACGACGCTGCGGGCGGCCACCACCGACGACCTGGCCGTCCTGACCCGCCTGCTCACCGACGCCTTCGGCCAGGCGCCCACGCACCTGGAGGCCGGGTTCGCCACCGGCCGCACGCTCGTCGTCGAGCACGCCGGGGAACCGGTGGGGACCGTCCGGCTGCAACGGGAAGCGGACACCGGCGGGGTCTACGGGTTCGCCGTCGACCCCCGGCACCAGGGCCGGGGGATCGGCCGGGACGTCCTGCGCCGGGTCTGCCGGGAGTTCTTCGCCGACGGCGCGCGGACCGTCCGGCTGGAGGTCGCCGTCGGCAACGACCGCGCCCTGGGCCTGTACACGTCCGTCGGCTTCACCCGCGTCCAGACCGAGGACTACTACGACCTGCCGCTGGCGCGGCGGGCCCCGGGCGTCAGCGGGTGATCAGAACACGCCCAGCTGCGCGACGTGCTTCCTGCGCGCCCGCACGGCCCCGCCGAGGACCACGGCGAACAGCGCCAGGTGCAGCCAGTTGCTGGCGACGTTCACCACGAGGTCGCTGCGCGTGGCGTTGACCACCAGCCCCGCCCCCGACAGGCCGGCCAGGAGGTAGGCCAGGGCGGTGAAGACCACGGCCTTGTGGGCCTGGCGGACCGACCCGGACACCGACAGGACCGTCAGGCCGAACAGGACCTGCAGCGACGCGCTGACGACCGACGTGCGGAACAGCCCGAACAGGTTCGCGCCGGAGCTGTAGAGACCCAGCTCGGAGTAGTGCGTCACGACGCCGGGCACCAGGCCCAGGACCCCCAGGCCCAGCACGAGGGCGCCCACGGCGCGGGCGTAGGAGGTGACGGGACCGCCGGCCTCGGCGGGGTTCGCGGACTCGATCGCGGCGGGAGCGGTGGCAGGAGCGTTCACGGGGGACATCATCGCGGATCCGCGCGATCACCCCGGCAGCAGGCGGTGCGCCTCCGCGGCGCCCATCCCCTGCGCCTGCAGCAGGTCCACGACGCTCGAGCGCAGCTGCGCCACCACCACCGTCGCCGACAGCGACTCGGCCCCCAGCGTCCGCGGGCCCAGCGTCACCGCCAGCTCCTGCAGCCCCGCCACCGACGGCGGCACCGACTCGCCCGGGTAGGCCGGCTCGCCCACCGCGCGGACCGCCGCCGCCAGGCCCTCCATGGCCCCGGCCAGGGAGTCCGGCATCGGCTCGTCGTACTTCAGGGCCGTGCTCACCCGGCGCAGCGCCACCCGCAGGTTGCGCGTGGCCCGGTCCATCCCGGCCTGCAGCTTCTTCTGCTGCAGGATCTCCCCGCGCCCGCTGCGCCGCAGCGGCGACAGCCGGTGGACCTCCTGCCCGGCGTTGACCGACTGCGACCAGCCCTCCAGCTCCGCCTGGGTGCCCCGGGCCCGGTTCAGCACGTCCTCGGCCTTCGCCGCGTCCCGCGTCCGCAGGGCGTCCGCGCCGTCCTCCAGCAGGTCCGCGAGCTGCCCCGCGTACGCCCGGGCCCGCCCCCGCACGTCGCGCCGCGGGTCCGGCGGCAGCAGCGCCGCCACCGCCAGCGCCACCACCACGCCCGTCATGGCGTCCAGCCAGCGCGCGCCGCCCCCGCCCCCCGGCGTGGGCGGGTAGGCGACGATGAACGCCGCCTGCAGGGCCGCCTGGTTGACCAGGAGGATCCCCGAGTCCAGGAAGCGGGCCACGAACATGGACGCGGCCACGATCGCGGTGATCTGCAGCGGGCCGCGCCCCACGGCGTGCACGACGAGCGTCCCCAGCAGCACCCCGATGGTGACGCCGACGCCGAGCTCACCGACCCGCCGCAGCCGCTGGTTGTTCTGCACCCCCAGGCACACCACGACCGCCACGCACGCGAAGACCGGGTACGGCTGGTCCCACAGCGCCTGCGCCAGCATCCACGCCAGACCCGCCCCCACCCCGCACTGCGCGATCTGCCACCACGAGCCCTGCCAGCGCTGCCAGCCCGTGCGGGCCCGGCGGCGGACGGTCAGCGCGTACGGGATCGTGC contains:
- a CDS encoding GNAT family N-acetyltransferase — translated: MLELRTRLSEDDLRAVADLERRVVAHDGGRLKIEWGDLRNRSGEAVNDLLWRVDGRVLGFVGIDSWNGRVAELVGAVDPVARGRGIGSALLAAAVDVCRERGFGQALLIVPRSSAAGHHLAQRRGAPLEHSEHALRLDAPPEPGAPDPRTTLRAATTDDLAVLTRLLTDAFGQAPTHLEAGFATGRTLVVEHAGEPVGTVRLQREADTGGVYGFAVDPRHQGRGIGRDVLRRVCREFFADGARTVRLEVAVGNDRALGLYTSVGFTRVQTEDYYDLPLARRAPGVSG
- a CDS encoding FUSC family protein; the encoded protein is MPRTIPYALTVRRRARTGWQRWQGSWWQIAQCGVGAGLAWMLAQALWDQPYPVFACVAVVVCLGVQNNQRLRRVGELGVGVTIGVLLGTLVVHAVGRGPLQITAIVAASMFVARFLDSGILLVNQAALQAAFIVAYPPTPGGGGGARWLDAMTGVVVALAVAALLPPDPRRDVRGRARAYAGQLADLLEDGADALRTRDAAKAEDVLNRARGTQAELEGWSQSVNAGQEVHRLSPLRRSGRGEILQQKKLQAGMDRATRNLRVALRRVSTALKYDEPMPDSLAGAMEGLAAAVRAVGEPAYPGESVPPSVAGLQELAVTLGPRTLGAESLSATVVVAQLRSSVVDLLQAQGMGAAEAHRLLPG
- a CDS encoding CGNR zinc finger domain-containing protein; protein product: MDRTVDDLDLVARFLNTLDERTFTRHGQEHTAVDDLTSVEALTSWLRAHDLATAGAVLHPADLETALRLRTALRAALLDPDPGPRGGALAGFPVHLAPGPGSGLRLRADTGVPGLDVLLETVATAAATGRWARLKLCAAPECRWAFHDTSRSGAGRWCSMEICGNRHKTAAYRRRRTA
- a CDS encoding DUF4383 domain-containing protein; this encodes MNAPATAPAAIESANPAEAGGPVTSYARAVGALVLGLGVLGLVPGVVTHYSELGLYSSGANLFGLFRTSVVSASLQVLFGLTVLSVSGSVRQAHKAVVFTALAYLLAGLSGAGLVVNATRSDLVVNVASNWLHLALFAVVLGGAVRARRKHVAQLGVF